From Halanaeroarchaeum sulfurireducens, a single genomic window includes:
- a CDS encoding zinc-dependent alcohol dehydrogenase family protein, whose product MRAAILREYDEPLSIEEVERPEPEPHGVVVRTEACGICRSDWHAWKGHGEWADDRVPRGQILGHEPAGVVAAVGDQVETFTEGDRVAVPFSLGDGSCRYCQNGNGNVCEDGYALGFEPDAPGAFAEYFPVPEADYNLEVLPAEVSFTAAAALGCRFVTAFHALAHQVDVGAGDWVAIHGCGGLGLSAVQVANALGANVIGVDVRDEPLALATRFGAVETIDASETDAAPTIRDQTNGGAHVSMDALGAAETARASVRSVRPRGTHVQVGLTTDEEEGEIALPTDYMTRHEISFVGSRGMPPTRYDELFRFIAEGHVDPEGLVTAEVSLGDVPDRLAAMDDFETVGVEVVTDFDETHTKDIDK is encoded by the coding sequence ATGCGCGCCGCGATCCTCCGGGAGTACGACGAACCCCTGTCCATCGAAGAGGTCGAACGGCCAGAGCCCGAGCCGCACGGCGTCGTGGTCCGGACGGAAGCCTGTGGCATCTGTCGGAGCGACTGGCACGCCTGGAAGGGCCACGGCGAGTGGGCGGACGACCGGGTACCGCGCGGACAGATTCTCGGCCACGAGCCGGCGGGAGTCGTGGCGGCGGTAGGCGATCAGGTCGAGACGTTCACGGAGGGGGACCGCGTCGCAGTCCCCTTCAGTCTCGGGGACGGGTCGTGTCGGTACTGCCAGAACGGGAACGGAAACGTCTGTGAGGACGGGTACGCACTCGGGTTCGAGCCGGACGCTCCCGGCGCGTTCGCGGAGTACTTCCCCGTGCCCGAGGCCGATTACAACCTCGAGGTGCTCCCGGCGGAGGTCTCGTTCACCGCCGCGGCCGCGCTTGGCTGCCGGTTCGTGACCGCGTTTCACGCCCTCGCCCACCAGGTCGACGTCGGCGCGGGCGACTGGGTCGCAATCCACGGGTGTGGCGGGTTGGGGCTGTCGGCCGTGCAGGTCGCGAACGCCCTGGGTGCAAACGTGATCGGGGTGGACGTGCGAGACGAACCGCTCGCACTCGCGACGCGCTTTGGCGCAGTCGAGACGATAGACGCGAGCGAGACGGACGCCGCGCCGACGATCCGCGATCAGACGAACGGCGGAGCCCACGTCTCGATGGACGCACTCGGGGCCGCCGAGACGGCGCGCGCTTCCGTTCGGTCCGTGCGCCCGCGAGGAACGCACGTCCAGGTCGGCCTGACGACGGACGAGGAGGAAGGCGAGATCGCGCTGCCCACCGACTATATGACACGACACGAGATCTCGTTCGTCGGCTCGCGAGGAATGCCACCGACCCGCTACGACGAACTCTTCCGGTTTATCGCAGAGGGGCACGTCGACCCCGAGGGACTGGTAACAGCCGAGGTGTCTCTCGGGGACGTTCCTGACCGTCTCGCGGCGATGGACGACTTCGAGACCGTCGGGGTCGAGGTCGTCACCGACTTCGATGAAACCCACACAAAAGATATCGACAAATAA
- a CDS encoding transposase, producing MIDDDWTILTVDQHHKPVETVRRRAWFSAGSDPTVEVSGSRHAVTILGAISHERESFYTWSEERLSAAHGIRFLQALQDEFGKNIIVLLDRAPYFYAKDLWEFASGSRSTEFVDDTSVERVVGDAIQVWYFPPHSPDLNPTEACWNQLEDWFNYRLVEDLDQLKSMLLNAFPSIDPPQISNYLCP from the coding sequence TTGATCGACGACGATTGGACAATTCTCACCGTCGATCAGCATCACAAACCGGTAGAAACGGTTCGCCGAAGGGCGTGGTTTTCGGCCGGTTCTGATCCCACCGTTGAGGTCTCGGGATCGAGACACGCCGTAACGATTCTCGGGGCGATTTCTCACGAGCGTGAGAGTTTCTATACCTGGAGTGAAGAGCGGTTATCGGCTGCACACGGAATCCGATTTCTCCAGGCACTTCAGGATGAATTCGGCAAAAATATCATCGTGTTGTTAGATCGGGCGCCCTACTTTTACGCGAAAGACCTGTGGGAATTTGCGAGCGGATCTCGATCGACAGAATTCGTGGACGATACGTCGGTTGAGCGCGTGGTAGGCGACGCAATCCAGGTCTGGTATTTCCCGCCGCATTCCCCCGATTTGAATCCGACCGAGGCGTGCTGGAATCAGCTCGAAGACTGGTTCAATTATCGTCTCGTCGAGGATCTCGACCAGCTTAAATCGATGCTATTGAACGCCTTTCCAAGTATCGATCCGCCCCAAATCTCTAATTATCTTTGTCCGTGA
- a CDS encoding NADP-dependent malic enzyme, which yields MGLDEDSLEYHEREPPGKIEINTTKPASTQRDLSLAYSPGVAEPCRHIADNPDDAYRYTSKGNLVGVISNGSAVLGLGDIGAQASKPVMEGKGVLFKRFADIDVFDIELDFDDAEDMINTIDAMEPTFGGINLEDIQAPECFEIEERLGELMDIPVFHDDQHGTAIISGAALLNAVEIADKDIEDLEIVFSGAGASAIATARFYVSLGVQKDNVTMCDSSGIITEKRAEAGDVNEFKQEFAQDRPEGDLADAMDGADVFVGLSVGGIVSQDMVRSMADNPMVFAMANPDPEIGYEEAKAARDDDVIMATGRSDYPNQINNVLGFPFIFRGALDVRATDINEDMKIAAARALAELARKDVPDAVVKAYGDQPLQFGPDYIIPKPVDPRVLFEVAPAIAQAAMDSGVARQELDIEAYAEELEARLGKSREMMRIMINKAKTDPKRVALAGGDDEKMIRAAYQLEEQGIAHPVLIGDGDTIDRRIDMLGLDYDPEVADPGEGDHEKYAQRLHDLRKRKGVTPNKARSLVQTDSNYLASAMVEMGDVDAMLTGLTYNYPSALRPPLEVVGTAPDAEYVSGAYMVTCQNNVVFVADAIVNQDPGAEELAEIAKNTANIARDFNVEPRVAMLSYSNFGSVETEGTKKVSEAARTLREDDNIDFPVDGEMQADTALVEETLTGTYDFNELDQPANVLIFPNLEAGNIAYFLLRRLAGADSVGPLLAGTDEPVHVVQRGDEVQDIVNLATVAVVDAQDDYEEMGQRGTRIRGDESDVHQ from the coding sequence ATGGGACTCGACGAGGACTCACTCGAATACCACGAACGCGAACCGCCCGGAAAAATCGAAATCAACACCACCAAGCCTGCCAGCACTCAGCGGGACCTCAGCCTCGCTTACTCTCCCGGCGTCGCCGAGCCCTGCCGGCACATTGCCGACAATCCCGACGATGCCTATCGCTATACCTCCAAGGGTAATCTCGTCGGCGTCATCTCCAACGGCAGCGCCGTCCTCGGACTTGGCGACATCGGCGCTCAGGCCTCCAAACCCGTTATGGAGGGCAAGGGCGTCCTCTTCAAGCGCTTCGCCGACATCGACGTCTTCGACATCGAGTTGGATTTCGACGATGCCGAGGACATGATCAACACCATCGACGCCATGGAGCCCACCTTCGGCGGCATCAATCTCGAGGACATCCAGGCCCCCGAGTGCTTCGAGATCGAAGAGCGACTCGGCGAGCTCATGGACATCCCCGTCTTCCACGACGACCAGCACGGCACCGCCATCATCAGCGGCGCCGCTCTCCTCAACGCCGTCGAGATTGCCGACAAAGACATCGAAGACCTCGAAATCGTCTTCTCCGGTGCCGGCGCCTCCGCCATCGCCACCGCCCGTTTTTACGTCTCCCTCGGCGTCCAAAAGGACAACGTCACCATGTGTGACTCCTCCGGCATCATCACCGAAAAACGGGCCGAGGCCGGTGACGTCAACGAGTTCAAACAGGAGTTTGCCCAGGACCGACCCGAGGGCGACCTCGCCGACGCCATGGACGGCGCCGACGTCTTCGTCGGACTCTCCGTCGGTGGCATCGTCTCCCAGGACATGGTCCGCTCCATGGCCGACAATCCCATGGTCTTCGCCATGGCCAACCCCGATCCCGAAATCGGCTACGAGGAGGCCAAAGCCGCCCGCGACGACGACGTCATCATGGCCACCGGCCGATCCGACTATCCCAACCAGATCAACAACGTCCTCGGCTTTCCCTTCATCTTCCGTGGCGCTCTCGACGTCCGCGCCACCGACATCAACGAAGACATGAAAATCGCCGCCGCCAGGGCGCTCGCCGAACTTGCCCGTAAGGACGTCCCCGACGCCGTCGTCAAGGCCTACGGCGATCAGCCACTCCAGTTCGGCCCCGACTACATCATCCCCAAGCCCGTCGACCCGCGCGTCCTCTTCGAGGTCGCGCCAGCCATCGCACAGGCTGCCATGGACTCCGGCGTTGCCCGCCAGGAACTCGATATCGAAGCGTATGCCGAGGAGCTCGAGGCCCGACTCGGCAAGTCCCGCGAGATGATGCGGATCATGATCAACAAGGCCAAAACCGACCCCAAGCGCGTCGCACTCGCCGGCGGCGACGACGAGAAAATGATCCGTGCTGCCTATCAACTCGAAGAACAGGGCATCGCACACCCCGTCCTCATTGGCGATGGCGATACCATCGACCGACGGATCGACATGCTCGGCCTCGACTACGACCCCGAGGTCGCAGACCCTGGCGAGGGCGACCACGAGAAGTACGCACAGCGACTACACGACCTCCGCAAGCGCAAGGGCGTCACGCCCAACAAGGCGCGGTCGCTCGTCCAAACTGACAGCAATTACCTCGCCAGCGCCATGGTCGAGATGGGTGATGTCGACGCCATGTTGACGGGGCTGACCTACAACTACCCCTCCGCGTTGCGCCCACCTCTGGAAGTCGTCGGTACCGCGCCGGACGCCGAGTACGTCTCCGGTGCCTATATGGTGACCTGCCAGAACAACGTCGTCTTCGTCGCCGACGCAATTGTAAACCAGGACCCAGGCGCCGAGGAACTGGCCGAGATCGCCAAAAATACCGCCAATATCGCACGGGATTTCAACGTCGAACCGCGCGTTGCCATGCTCTCGTACTCCAACTTCGGCAGCGTCGAAACCGAGGGCACCAAGAAGGTCAGCGAGGCCGCTCGCACCCTCCGCGAGGACGACAATATCGACTTCCCCGTCGACGGCGAGATGCAGGCCGACACCGCCCTCGTCGAGGAGACGCTGACCGGAACCTACGACTTCAACGAACTCGACCAGCCCGCGAACGTCCTCATCTTCCCCAATCTCGAGGCCGGGAACATCGCGTACTTCCTCCTGCGGCGCCTCGCCGGGGCGGATTCCGTCGGTCCGTTGCTGGCCGGTACGGACGAGCCGGTCCACGTCGTCCAGCGTGGCGACGAGGTCCAGGACATCGTCAACCTGGCGACCGTCGCCGTCGTGGACGCCCAGGACGACTACGAGGAAATGGGCCAGCGAGGGACACGGATTCGCGGCGACGAGAGCGACGTCCATCAGTAG
- the hmgB gene encoding hydroxymethylglutaryl-CoA synthase encodes MTGVGIDAIELWTGKLRLDLPEEFAPAKGEDPEKYTKGLGMFSSSFPDAYEDIVTMGANAALRLMERKDIAPEDVGRIDVATESSWDKSKPISTYIAGALEQVFDGDFTHANKGERKFACIAGTQALDDAYNWIAAGRNRGRGALVVTTDTALYERGDAGEATQGAGAVAMYVSEDPDVLEFESSQGIGSLDETDFLKPNQQFPSVDGKRSVQVYLSRMREALEDFERNAGDTHPDEYRFIPFHTPFPSMVKKAARLGFRHMVRNTDLEDELAPAIGQQPREAEYTDWEDYEEDIQAYMDDLTETDRYREWYDRVVDPTVDISHEVGNWYTSSVHIARLSALKHALEEDVDLAGEKFLVGSYGSGAQAEIHEETIQPGWKEEISQNNVDEQLDARQDIDFAEYEQVHDHHNLKKANDLEPFTTPDGEFVFDGWGPMGERQYKYVE; translated from the coding sequence ATGACAGGAGTTGGCATTGACGCCATCGAACTCTGGACAGGGAAGCTCCGACTCGACCTCCCCGAGGAGTTCGCACCGGCCAAAGGAGAGGATCCGGAAAAGTACACGAAGGGGCTGGGCATGTTCTCCTCCTCGTTCCCCGACGCCTACGAGGACATCGTCACGATGGGCGCGAACGCCGCGCTTCGGCTCATGGAGCGCAAGGACATCGCCCCCGAGGACGTCGGTCGCATCGACGTCGCGACCGAGAGCTCCTGGGACAAGTCCAAGCCGATCTCGACGTACATCGCCGGCGCACTCGAACAGGTCTTCGACGGCGATTTCACCCACGCCAACAAGGGGGAGCGGAAGTTCGCCTGCATCGCCGGGACGCAGGCACTCGACGACGCGTACAACTGGATCGCGGCCGGTCGGAACCGCGGGCGAGGCGCGCTCGTCGTTACGACGGACACGGCGCTGTACGAACGTGGTGACGCCGGCGAGGCGACCCAGGGCGCGGGCGCGGTCGCGATGTACGTCAGCGAGGATCCCGACGTGCTCGAATTCGAATCGTCACAGGGCATCGGCTCCCTCGACGAGACCGACTTCCTCAAACCGAACCAGCAGTTCCCGAGCGTCGACGGCAAACGCTCGGTGCAGGTGTATCTCTCGCGCATGCGCGAGGCGCTCGAGGACTTCGAGCGCAACGCGGGCGACACCCATCCCGACGAGTACCGGTTCATTCCGTTCCACACGCCGTTCCCCAGCATGGTCAAGAAGGCCGCCCGACTGGGCTTCCGACACATGGTCCGGAACACCGACCTCGAGGATGAGCTCGCCCCGGCGATCGGACAGCAACCACGGGAGGCGGAGTACACCGACTGGGAGGACTACGAGGAGGACATCCAGGCCTATATGGACGATCTCACGGAGACCGATCGGTATCGGGAGTGGTACGACCGAGTCGTCGATCCCACAGTGGATATCTCCCACGAGGTGGGCAACTGGTACACGAGTTCCGTGCACATCGCCCGGCTCAGCGCGCTCAAGCACGCACTCGAGGAGGACGTCGACCTCGCGGGGGAGAAATTCCTCGTCGGTTCGTACGGCAGCGGCGCACAGGCCGAGATCCACGAGGAAACCATCCAGCCCGGCTGGAAAGAAGAGATCAGCCAGAACAACGTAGACGAGCAACTCGACGCGCGCCAGGACATCGACTTCGCGGAGTACGAGCAGGTCCACGACCACCACAACCTCAAGAAGGCGAACGACCTCGAACCGTTCACGACCCCGGACGGCGAATTCGTCTTCGACGGCTGGGGACCGATGGGCGAGCGGCAGTACAAATACGTCGAGTGA
- a CDS encoding helix-turn-helix domain-containing protein, with protein sequence MDTDPRAGLAERIAGEITLSDDPGATLRKWRTDFDVSQTDLAKELGVSSSVISDYESGRRESPGIDLVSRIVHALLEIDQRRGGDHIRQYARVLSAGFESDVVLDLREYPTTVPLSTVYDTIDATEVVSGERDRVSGHTIVDSIQAISRLSSDEFYRLYGQSTNRVLGFTNVTRGESPLVALRVVNPKPNAVLLHGIEESDLWEHAPTLAQRDGFSLAVTDLDLDVMLDRLRELP encoded by the coding sequence ATGGATACGGACCCGCGTGCGGGGCTTGCCGAGCGTATCGCCGGGGAGATCACGCTCAGCGACGATCCCGGCGCGACACTCCGCAAGTGGCGAACTGACTTCGACGTCTCGCAGACCGACCTCGCCAAGGAACTCGGCGTCTCCTCCTCGGTCATCTCCGATTACGAGAGCGGGCGACGCGAGAGCCCCGGCATCGACCTCGTGAGTCGGATCGTCCACGCGCTCCTCGAGATCGACCAGCGCAGAGGTGGCGATCACATCCGGCAGTACGCACGGGTCCTCTCTGCCGGGTTCGAAAGCGACGTCGTCCTCGATCTTCGCGAGTATCCCACGACAGTCCCGCTCTCGACCGTGTACGACACCATCGATGCGACCGAGGTCGTCTCAGGTGAGCGCGACCGGGTGAGCGGCCATACCATCGTCGACAGCATTCAGGCCATCTCCCGACTTTCCTCCGACGAGTTCTACCGCCTGTATGGCCAGTCGACCAACCGCGTGCTGGGATTCACGAACGTGACGCGTGGGGAGTCCCCGCTCGTTGCGCTGCGGGTCGTCAATCCGAAGCCGAACGCGGTGTTGCTCCACGGGATCGAGGAATCCGACCTCTGGGAGCACGCACCCACGCTTGCCCAGCGGGACGGCTTTTCGCTGGCCGTCACCGATCTGGATCTCGACGTGATGCTCGACCGACTGCGCGAGCTACCATAA
- a CDS encoding GNAT family N-acetyltransferase has translation MVRAYEPSDAEDLWTLKRAFERGLGAGTGNEEKEAVYEAKLDESYREEYLDWVGRCITEDRRSVQVGERDDELVGYVFVLPESLAYIWDAAVLNEVYVDPAYRGTDLGDALMEGALAYARDMDLPLDRMVLDVDRENDRAQAFYERWGFEHWGEMVGRDL, from the coding sequence ATGGTCAGAGCGTACGAACCGTCCGACGCCGAAGACCTGTGGACGCTCAAGCGGGCTTTCGAGCGGGGTCTCGGAGCAGGGACGGGAAACGAGGAGAAAGAAGCCGTCTACGAGGCGAAACTCGACGAGTCGTACCGGGAGGAGTATCTCGACTGGGTGGGGCGTTGCATCACCGAGGACCGCCGGTCGGTTCAGGTCGGCGAGCGCGACGACGAGCTCGTCGGTTACGTCTTCGTCCTGCCCGAATCGCTTGCGTACATCTGGGACGCCGCCGTGCTCAACGAGGTCTACGTCGATCCGGCCTATCGGGGCACCGACCTCGGCGACGCGTTGATGGAGGGTGCGCTAGCGTATGCCCGGGACATGGACCTTCCGCTCGATCGAATGGTCCTGGACGTCGATCGGGAAAACGACCGCGCGCAGGCGTTCTACGAGCGCTGGGGCTTCGAGCACTGGGGCGAGATGGTGGGCCGGGACCTCTAG
- a CDS encoding DUF2150 family protein: MSTPEEEFYTEERWENWLDRLRDEDIDPEEEDSARLLLNLQDDVAIAVAKILTAYEDGEIDRETAIEELTDIREVVLDEPDIEDEETLILVDGVQTSLVCVFFSAEQYLAEGVATDAQITDYVEAAADAEDEEDLDRALGLAAAAGTRVIDGDDLDISVTEEFEYGLVTEWVNGLDSLQTALADPEVIDEEE; encoded by the coding sequence ATGAGTACGCCCGAGGAAGAGTTCTATACCGAAGAACGCTGGGAGAACTGGCTGGATCGGCTCCGCGACGAGGATATCGACCCCGAGGAGGAGGACTCCGCCCGCCTGCTGTTGAACCTCCAGGACGACGTGGCCATCGCCGTCGCGAAGATCCTGACCGCCTACGAAGACGGCGAGATCGATCGCGAGACCGCCATCGAGGAACTGACCGACATCCGCGAGGTGGTCCTCGACGAACCGGACATCGAGGACGAGGAGACCCTGATTCTCGTCGACGGCGTGCAGACGAGTCTCGTCTGTGTCTTCTTCAGCGCGGAGCAGTACCTCGCCGAGGGCGTCGCCACGGACGCCCAAATCACGGACTACGTCGAGGCCGCCGCCGACGCGGAAGACGAGGAGGACCTCGACCGCGCGCTCGGGCTCGCGGCCGCGGCCGGCACCCGCGTCATCGACGGCGACGACCTCGACATCTCCGTCACCGAGGAGTTCGAGTACGGTCTCGTCACCGAGTGGGTCAACGGCCTCGACAGCCTCCAGACGGCCCTGGCGGACCCGGAAGTCATCGACGAAGAGGAGTAG
- a CDS encoding replication factor C large subunit, whose translation MVDWTEKYRPTSLSEVRGNDSARDEFEEWARTWDEHREAVVLHGSPGVGKTSAAHALAADMGWDVIELNASDQRTADVIERVAGEAAKSGTLAGGTTGRKLIVLDEADNVHGNADRGGAGAITSLVKEADQPVVLIANEFYDMSRGLRDACREIEFRDVSKRSILPVLRDVCRREGIEYEDAALDALAEKNAGDLRSAINDLQAIAERNEVLTAEDVVTGRRDTTEGIFDFLDGVLKEEDAEGALKMAYDVDETPDDLVHWVEDNVPKDYAGEELVRAYRALTNADRWLGRVRVTQDYSYWRYVTDNVAAGVAAARDGTKGGWTRYGPPSYWRKLGRSRGARDTRDHVAQAIAEASGTSMSTARREVLPFLAVMTHHCKNRELTVAMTAAYDLDASHVSFVTGSGEDTNKVASIVEDADERHETAAVEHSGSAFEGSTTSETSIEDVEDEADDGEDGGGESEDSQSGLDDFF comes from the coding sequence ATGGTAGACTGGACGGAGAAGTACCGTCCGACCTCGTTATCGGAGGTGCGTGGAAACGACTCGGCCCGTGACGAATTCGAGGAGTGGGCGCGGACCTGGGACGAACACCGCGAGGCCGTCGTCCTGCACGGGAGCCCGGGGGTCGGCAAGACCTCCGCCGCTCACGCCCTCGCCGCCGACATGGGCTGGGACGTCATCGAGTTGAACGCGAGCGACCAGCGGACCGCGGACGTCATCGAACGCGTCGCTGGCGAGGCCGCGAAGAGCGGCACCCTGGCCGGCGGGACGACCGGCCGAAAGCTGATCGTTCTCGACGAGGCGGACAACGTCCACGGCAATGCCGACCGCGGTGGGGCCGGGGCAATCACCAGCCTCGTGAAGGAGGCGGACCAGCCCGTCGTCCTCATCGCGAACGAGTTCTACGACATGAGTCGGGGGCTGCGCGACGCCTGCCGGGAGATCGAATTCCGCGACGTCTCGAAACGCTCGATTCTACCCGTCCTCCGTGACGTCTGTCGGCGGGAGGGAATCGAGTACGAGGACGCAGCCCTCGATGCGCTGGCGGAGAAAAACGCCGGGGACCTCCGCTCGGCGATCAACGACTTGCAGGCGATCGCAGAGCGAAACGAAGTGCTGACTGCCGAAGACGTCGTGACCGGACGGCGCGACACAACCGAGGGCATCTTCGACTTTCTCGACGGGGTGCTCAAAGAGGAGGACGCGGAGGGCGCGCTGAAAATGGCCTACGACGTGGACGAGACGCCGGACGACCTCGTCCACTGGGTCGAGGACAACGTCCCCAAGGATTACGCCGGCGAAGAACTCGTCCGGGCCTACCGAGCGCTGACGAACGCGGATCGCTGGCTGGGGCGGGTCCGGGTCACACAGGACTACTCCTACTGGCGGTACGTGACTGACAACGTCGCTGCCGGCGTTGCGGCCGCACGCGATGGGACGAAAGGCGGGTGGACCCGCTACGGGCCGCCGAGTTACTGGCGAAAACTGGGACGGTCCCGTGGCGCGCGCGATACCCGCGATCACGTCGCCCAGGCTATCGCGGAGGCCAGCGGCACGAGTATGAGTACGGCACGTCGCGAGGTGCTCCCATTCCTGGCGGTCATGACACATCACTGCAAGAATCGCGAGTTGACCGTCGCGATGACGGCGGCCTACGACCTCGATGCGTCCCACGTCTCCTTCGTGACCGGCAGCGGCGAAGACACCAACAAGGTCGCATCGATCGTCGAGGACGCCGACGAACGCCACGAGACCGCCGCCGTCGAACACTCCGGGTCGGCCTTCGAGGGGTCCACCACGTCCGAAACCTCGATCGAGGACGTCGAAGACGAAGCGGACGACGGGGAGGACGGGGGCGGAGAGAGCGAGGACTCCCAGTCGGGCCTCGACGACTTCTTCTGA
- a CDS encoding type IV pilin yields MRTDRGQSESIGAMLLVAIVVIAVAVVAGALFMSSSPTEHPNVRIEATANGSELLVEHRAGEPIHENEFEIVLRETGTTMSGVAGQPREPASDKDGVFEPSEVWMFDADYSISEGESVLLVYTGGDRVLLDETAVEIPTQDDDNDELPSGTVAYDDENGNGLFDRGEQTYERDDFVNENFGEDVDLVVQRDLSNVDGKLQLKPTSVTVKSGVELSTTNNFNIDMDVSDSISVTGATIDASGDATLDGQRVDAERVDLTAEGKIELLSFHDIDVSDATLSASENANVKVESDENVELADATLHGKDILVTAKKAENIVKDINKKIFN; encoded by the coding sequence GTGCGCACCGACCGCGGTCAATCTGAGTCGATCGGCGCGATGCTTTTGGTGGCGATCGTCGTCATCGCCGTGGCCGTCGTCGCCGGGGCGCTGTTCATGTCCAGTTCCCCGACCGAGCATCCCAACGTTCGCATCGAGGCCACCGCGAACGGTTCGGAACTTCTGGTCGAACATCGGGCCGGCGAACCGATCCACGAGAACGAGTTCGAGATCGTTCTTCGCGAAACTGGTACGACCATGTCTGGGGTGGCGGGACAGCCTCGTGAGCCCGCCAGCGACAAAGACGGGGTTTTCGAACCAAGCGAGGTGTGGATGTTCGATGCGGACTATTCTATCTCTGAAGGCGAGTCAGTGCTGTTGGTTTATACCGGCGGTGACCGGGTCCTGCTGGACGAAACGGCAGTCGAGATTCCAACCCAAGACGATGATAATGACGAACTCCCATCCGGTACGGTAGCCTACGACGACGAAAACGGGAACGGCCTCTTTGATCGCGGGGAGCAAACCTACGAGAGAGACGACTTCGTAAACGAAAACTTCGGAGAGGATGTGGATTTAGTTGTACAGCGAGATCTTTCCAATGTCGATGGCAAACTCCAATTAAAGCCTACGAGTGTGACGGTCAAATCCGGGGTCGAACTATCGACCACAAATAACTTCAACATTGATATGGACGTGAGCGATTCTATCAGCGTGACTGGCGCCACAATCGACGCCAGCGGTGATGCCACATTGGACGGCCAGCGCGTCGATGCTGAGAGGGTTGACCTGACAGCAGAGGGTAAAATCGAGTTACTCAGTTTTCACGATATCGACGTATCCGATGCCACACTATCTGCCTCGGAGAATGCAAATGTCAAGGTCGAGAGCGACGAAAATGTTGAGCTGGCGGATGCGACCCTTCACGGCAAAGATATTCTCGTAACCGCAAAAAAGGCCGAAAATATAGTGAAAGACATTAATAAAAAGATATTTAACTAG
- a CDS encoding IS630 family transposase has product MTKWGEKINDISIEELQEKLASVDNDAKAVKRLMVAIAYKHGTSPADIEDMYGISKKNVYQWLDRFEERELDDALYDEPKPGRPPKLSDDQREKLQHVLEKAPEDAGYTGIQAWTPQFVQHWLKTHFDVEYTLRHVRRLMDDAGLSWRTARPEHYEANPEDVAEFQETFKKSDEN; this is encoded by the coding sequence ATGACAAAATGGGGCGAGAAAATCAACGATATTTCCATCGAAGAATTACAGGAAAAGTTAGCTAGTGTCGATAACGATGCCAAAGCCGTCAAGCGATTAATGGTGGCAATCGCGTACAAACACGGAACGTCACCCGCGGACATCGAAGATATGTACGGCATTTCGAAAAAGAATGTCTACCAGTGGCTCGATCGCTTCGAGGAACGCGAACTGGACGACGCTCTCTACGATGAGCCGAAGCCGGGCAGACCGCCAAAACTTTCCGATGACCAACGCGAAAAGTTACAACATGTTCTCGAAAAAGCGCCCGAAGACGCCGGGTACACGGGAATCCAGGCATGGACGCCACAGTTCGTCCAGCACTGGCTGAAAACCCACTTCGACGTGGAATATACGCTTCGACATGTCCGACGATTGATGGACGATGCTGGCCTGTCCTGGCGGACTGCTCGTCCCGAACATTACGAAGCCAATCCCGAAGATGTCGCCGAGTTTCAGGAAACGTTCAAAAAAAGCGACGAGAATTGA
- a CDS encoding ribonuclease H family protein, whose translation MAAMGRSTLRDRFDEAPTPHIAHPPYTHHRDFYVATDGSFSRDGGGLGAIIETGNGERVTRLAVADHPPDNNVAEYRALHLGLDTLAAHAPADASVGIVLDHDDLAANVNAAVLAARGPDFRPLTDFTHPPGVHHHWRGIRARIVGFDEVRAATVVSRDNPAHPLANSPTEFAHVNRTPARPERRTRGGSQVPPPSRADRNASD comes from the coding sequence ATGGCCGCGATGGGTCGGTCCACGTTGCGCGACCGTTTCGACGAGGCACCCACTCCGCACATCGCACATCCCCCGTACACCCACCACCGGGACTTCTACGTCGCCACCGACGGTTCCTTCTCCCGGGACGGTGGCGGACTCGGAGCCATTATCGAGACCGGGAACGGCGAACGCGTCACCCGGCTCGCCGTCGCCGACCACCCCCCGGACAACAACGTCGCGGAGTACCGGGCCTTGCATCTGGGTCTCGACACGCTTGCCGCCCACGCGCCCGCGGACGCCTCGGTCGGCATCGTCCTCGATCACGACGACCTCGCGGCGAACGTGAACGCCGCGGTGCTCGCGGCACGCGGACCCGACTTTCGGCCGTTGACCGACTTCACGCATCCGCCGGGCGTGCATCACCACTGGCGAGGAATCCGGGCACGCATCGTGGGTTTCGATGAGGTACGGGCTGCCACGGTCGTTAGCCGCGACAACCCGGCCCATCCGCTGGCGAACTCGCCAACTGAGTTCGCGCACGTCAATCGCACGCCAGCCCGCCCCGAACGTCGAACCCGAGGGGGCAGTCAGGTGCCGCCGCCGTCTCGAGCGGATCGCAACGCGAGCGATTGA